A region of Flocculibacter collagenilyticus DNA encodes the following proteins:
- the prsR gene encoding PEP-CTERM-box response regulator transcription factor produces MQKLLIVDDDLGIQKQLKWSFSGYELFFAEDRASAIAQLRRHEPQVITLDLGLPPDPANASEGLAALSEILELAPNTKVIVITGNDDKEHALKAIALGAYDFYQKPVDTDTINVIVDRAFKLCELESENKALHQRVSSLGNIIGNSPAIQRACKIVERIAPTEITTLLLGESGTGKEVFARTLHERSLRSDKPFVAINCASIPENLLESELFGYEKGAFTGAHKTTKGKIETAHHGTLFLDEIGDMPQALQAKLLRFLQERVIERIGGRSEIAVDVRVVCATHRDLSKMTHDETFREDLYYRISEMTLNIPSLKERDQDIILLSKYFLSQYNQEFSRNIRGFSEDAINALLHHSWPGNIRELQNKLKSAIIMAEGKNITAEDLNLTPSNEEEAMPVLNLKEVREKAESHAIRKAYSIANHNISKAASLLGVTRPTLYALIDKYHMTDIKS; encoded by the coding sequence ATGCAAAAATTGCTCATTGTTGATGACGACCTAGGTATTCAAAAACAATTAAAGTGGAGCTTTAGTGGCTACGAACTGTTCTTTGCTGAAGATCGCGCGTCAGCTATTGCCCAGCTTAGACGCCACGAGCCTCAAGTTATCACACTTGATTTAGGATTACCGCCTGATCCGGCCAACGCATCTGAAGGGCTCGCAGCATTATCTGAAATACTAGAATTAGCCCCTAATACGAAAGTTATTGTGATCACAGGTAATGATGATAAAGAACACGCACTCAAAGCCATTGCATTAGGCGCCTATGATTTTTACCAAAAGCCTGTGGATACCGACACCATTAATGTGATTGTTGATCGTGCGTTTAAGTTATGTGAACTTGAATCAGAAAATAAAGCACTGCATCAACGTGTATCCAGTTTAGGCAATATTATTGGTAACAGCCCTGCCATTCAACGTGCATGTAAAATTGTAGAGCGCATCGCTCCTACCGAAATTACCACGCTATTGCTAGGTGAAAGTGGCACAGGTAAAGAAGTGTTTGCCCGCACATTGCACGAGCGCAGCTTACGCAGTGATAAGCCATTCGTAGCGATTAACTGTGCTTCTATTCCTGAGAATTTGTTAGAAAGTGAGTTATTTGGATATGAAAAAGGCGCATTTACGGGCGCTCACAAAACCACGAAAGGAAAAATAGAAACAGCTCATCATGGCACATTGTTTCTAGATGAAATTGGCGATATGCCACAAGCGCTTCAAGCCAAATTACTTCGCTTTTTACAAGAGCGCGTGATTGAACGTATCGGTGGTAGGAGTGAAATCGCCGTTGATGTACGTGTGGTATGCGCCACCCATCGCGATTTATCAAAAATGACGCACGACGAAACGTTTCGTGAAGATTTATATTATCGCATCAGTGAAATGACGTTAAACATCCCCTCACTGAAAGAGCGGGATCAAGACATTATTTTATTATCAAAGTACTTTTTATCTCAATATAATCAAGAGTTTAGCAGGAATATCAGAGGGTTTTCTGAAGATGCTATTAACGCATTGTTGCATCATTCTTGGCCGGGTAATATTCGCGAGCTCCAAAATAAGTTGAAGTCAGCCATCATTATGGCTGAAGGCAAAAATATCACTGCTGAAGACCTAAATTTAACACCCAGTAATGAAGAAGAGGCAATGCCAGTACTTAATTTAAAAGAAGTACGAGAAAAAGCAGAAAGCCATGCAATTCGAAAAGCGTATTCAATTGCTAATCATAATATTTCCAAAGCGGCTTCACTGTTAGGTGTCACGCGACCAACCTTGTACGCGCTAATTGATAAATATCACATGACTGATATTAAAAGCTAG